TCTGGAGCGGGGTGGCGGTCACGTCGAACTGGCCGATGCCGCTCAGCGCCGTCTGCGCCTCGTCCATGCTGGAGGGGTAGCCGCTCGCGTAGGCGCGCACCGGCACGTCCTGCTCCTTGTCGTTGAAGCCGAACTTCTCCGCGGTCGCCCGCACCTCGTCCTGGCCGAGGTCGACGGCCAGCTTCGCGAAGACGTTGTTGCAGGAGTACTGGAGCGCGGTGCGGAGGGTGGCGTTCTCGCAGGGCGCGGAGGCGTTCTCGTTCTTCAGGACGGTCCGCGTCCCGGGCAGCGTGTACGGGTCGGGGCTCTTCGTCGGCGTGTCCACGTCCGGGTACAGCCCGTTCTCCAGCGCCGCCGCCGCGACGACCAGCTTGAACGTGGAGCCCGGCGGCAGCGGCTGCCGCAGCGCCCGGTTGACCAGCGGCTTGTCCGCGTCCTCGGTCAGCTCGCGCCACTCGTTGCCGTCCGTGAGCCCGGCGATCTTCGACGGGTCGTACGACGGCGTGGAGACCATGCCGAGGATCCGCCCGGTCTTCGGGTCGATCGCGACGGCGGCGCCCTTCTTGTTCCCCAGCGCCTCGAAGCCGGCCTTCTGCACGGCCGGGTCGATCGTGGTGATCACGTCCCCCGGCTCCTGCTGCTTGCGGCTGAGCGCGTCCACCGGGTTCTTCAGCCGGGTGTCGGTGCCGTCCAGGACGTCGCCGTAGATGCCCTCCAGCTGGGTCGTCCCGTACGCCTGGGAGCTGTAGCCGGTCACCGCCGCGTACAGCTCGCCGTCGGTGTACGACCTCTTGTACGCGAGGTCGCCGCCCTCCGTCCGCTGTGATCCGGTGACCGGCGACCCGGCCACGATGATGTCCCCGAGCGGCTGCGCGTACTGCGCGATCGTGTTCCGCCGGTTCTTCTTGTCGTCTGCGAGGGCCCGGCCTTCGTACGCCTGCACCCAGGTCGCCCGCAGCATGACGGCGAGCACCAGGAGCAGCGCGAAGACCGAGGCGCGCCTGATCGTCTTGTTCATCCCCGTGAGGGACGAACGGGGCGGTGTCGGTCGTTCCGGTTGTGGCCGGTTTCTCATCGAACGTTCATCCGGCGCGCGGCGCCTCGCGCCCTCAGCCCGGCGTGATGAACCCCGACTCGTACGCCACGATCACCGCCTGCGTGCGGTCCCGCGCGCCGGTCTTCGCCAGCACCGCCGCCACGTGCGTCTTCACCGTCGCCGGACCGACCGACAGCCGGTCCGCGATCTCCGCGTTCGTCATCCCGGTCGCCACCAGCCGCAACACGTCCGCCTCCCGGTCGGTCAGCCGCGCCGCCCAGGCCGGCGCGGTGCGCGCCCCGCGCCGCCCGTACTCGGCGGCCAGCCCCCGCACCGCCGCCGGGAACAGCACCGAGTCGCTGCGCGCGACCAGCCGTACCGCGCCCACCAGGTCCTCCGCCGCCGCCCGCTTCAGCAGGAACCCGGCGGCGCCCACGCGCAGCGCGTCGTACACGTACGAGTCGTTCTCGAAGGTCGTCACGACCACGATCCGCGGGGCGTCGGCCATCCCGGCGAGGATCTGCTCGGTGGCCCGGATCCCGTCGATCTCCGGCATCCGCACGTCCATCAGGACGACGTCCGGCCGCAGCTCGCGCACCACCGACACCGCCTCGGCCCCGGTCGCCGCCTCCCCGACCACCTCCAGGTCGGGCTCGGCGTCCAGGATCACCCGCAGCGCCGTACGCACCATCCGCTCGTCGTCCGCGAGGACGACCCGGGTCGTTCCCCCGGCCCCGGTCACCGACCTGTCCTCGGCCCCCGCCTCCATCCCGGTCACCGGCCGGCCTCCAGCGGCA
This sequence is a window from Streptomyces sp. HUAS YS2. Protein-coding genes within it:
- a CDS encoding penicillin-binding protein 2 yields the protein MNKTIRRASVFALLLVLAVMLRATWVQAYEGRALADDKKNRRNTIAQYAQPLGDIIVAGSPVTGSQRTEGGDLAYKRSYTDGELYAAVTGYSSQAYGTTQLEGIYGDVLDGTDTRLKNPVDALSRKQQEPGDVITTIDPAVQKAGFEALGNKKGAAVAIDPKTGRILGMVSTPSYDPSKIAGLTDGNEWRELTEDADKPLVNRALRQPLPPGSTFKLVVAAAALENGLYPDVDTPTKSPDPYTLPGTRTVLKNENASAPCENATLRTALQYSCNNVFAKLAVDLGQDEVRATAEKFGFNDKEQDVPVRAYASGYPSSMDEAQTALSGIGQFDVTATPLQMAMVSAAIANDGLMASPHMVSEVVDADGDTLQSYEDGDTRRVVSSETAAQLRSAMRTVVDDGTGTNAAIDGAEVGGKTGTAQHGENNSKTPYAWFTSYAEDKATGKEVAVAVVIEDSAAARSEVSGNGLAAPVAQKMMRAALK
- a CDS encoding response regulator transcription factor; amino-acid sequence: MEAGAEDRSVTGAGGTTRVVLADDERMVRTALRVILDAEPDLEVVGEAATGAEAVSVVRELRPDVVLMDVRMPEIDGIRATEQILAGMADAPRIVVVTTFENDSYVYDALRVGAAGFLLKRAAAEDLVGAVRLVARSDSVLFPAAVRGLAAEYGRRGARTAPAWAARLTDREADVLRLVATGMTNAEIADRLSVGPATVKTHVAAVLAKTGARDRTQAVIVAYESGFITPG